A single Oncorhynchus tshawytscha isolate Ot180627B linkage group LG01, Otsh_v2.0, whole genome shotgun sequence DNA region contains:
- the LOC121847231 gene encoding uncharacterized protein PF11_0213-like, which translates to MEVTGPSHRVQHVENMEVTGPSHRVQHVENMEVTGPSHRVQHVENMEVTGPSHRVQHVENMEVTGPSHRVQHVENMEVTGPSHRVQHVENMEVTGPSHRVQHVENMEVTGPSHRVQHVENMEVTGPSHRVQHVENMEVTGPSHRVQHVTGEHGGDRSKPQGSACGEHGGDR; encoded by the exons ATGGAGGTGACAGGTCCAAGCCACAGGGTTCAGCATGTGGAGAACATGGAGGTGACAGGTCCAAGCCACAGGGTTCAGCATGTGGAGAACATGGAGGTGACAGGTCCAAGCCACAGGGTTCAGCATGTGGAGAAC ATGGAGGTGACAGGTCCAAGCCACAGGGTTCAGCATGTGGAGAACATGGAGGTGACAGGTCCAAGCCACAGGGTTCAGCATGTGGAGAACATGGAGGTGACAGGTCCAAGCCACAGGGTTCAGCATGTGGAGAACATGGAGGTGACAGGTCCAAGCCACAGGGTTCAGCATGTGGAGAACATGGAGGTGACAGGTCCAAGCCACAGGGTTCAGCATGTGGAGAACATGGAGGTGACAGGTCCAAGCCACAGGGTTCAGCATGTGGAGAACATGGAGGTGACAGGTCCAAGCCACAGGGTTCAGCATGTGACAGGAGAACATGGAGGTGACAGGTCCAAGCCACAGGGTTCAGCATGTGGAGAACATGGAGGTGACAGGTGA